DNA from Debaryomyces hansenii CBS767 chromosome A complete sequence:
TATGATGGTCAGGACTGTCCAGATCAGATATTTCTATGGTACGTACGTACGATTAGCCAACTACGAAATTTTCATTGTTTGGCGAGCGAGTGACTGTAATTCGGCTGCAAATTCAGCCCGAACCAGACTATGCCTGTTTTAACCGCAATAGGCCAACGTCCACACAACAGAATTACTAGATCTTGTGTTATCTAAGTCTTAGCACTTTCACTTAGCCTTCATTTGATGAAGGTCAAGCCTTCTGAAGCACcagataaaatattttatgccCTCGCCGAATTACCGGTATTCAACAGATGATAGCGCACTAAACACGTGATATAGCATATTATTTCAGTCGTAATTATACCGGATATTATCGGTAATGATGCCTCATGAGACATTTCCGAACCATAGGAACACAGCCTCTATTCAAGATTCAGCTCTACCGATtctttctaataaaattaagCTTATCAATCATATATTGGGCAAGGGACATGCCAATATAAGTAAACTTATAGTCATATAAATTGAGACCAATATTCCAAAAGGAATTGTGAAGATAAGAGTGAAGTTTTGAACGATTTTTCATCTGAATCTGAGTATACTTGAGTTAAGTTTGGTAATATCTGTTATTAAGTGGAACAGCATACTACAAAGATCTTTGCTATTTTAACTATTACGCAGTAGAAACCCATATTAGTTTCATACCTACACACAAAGTTAGGGTAGGATGGTTGCATTAAACCCCAATAAGTATGGGCAAAATTTAGGAGTGGAACctcaaaaatttcaagatgAATCAGATCAGGCTAGCACATCGTCAGCGTCGCCGTTGACGGGAGAGCCGTATAGTATCGGACCTGATGATTTGGCAGAATTGCATGATCCCAAGTCGATGAAGAAGCTTTATGAATTAGGAGGTATAGATAGCTTGAGTGCCAACTTTACTACGAGCATAAAGGGAGGcattaatgatgaagaccAGCATGatatgaagaagagaatggAATATTATGGAAAGAATAAGTTACCAACGAAAGTTCGtaaaaatttctttgagtTATGTTTTGATGCGTTGAAAGATAAAGTTTTGATCTTGTTGTCTGTGGCAGCGGTGATCTCTTTAGCGTTAGGGCTCTACGAGACTTTTGGACAAGGTGTTATGTACGATGACGAAGGAAATGCATTACCTAAGGTCGATTGGGTCGAAGGGGTCGCCATCATGGTAGCGGTTGCCATCGTTGTTCTCGTTGGAGCTGCGAATGACTTCCAAAAAGAACGTcaatttgcaaaattgaACGCTAAGAAAGAAGATCGTGAACTAATTGTTATACGAAATGGTTCGCAGAAGATGATTTCTATTTACGATTTAATGGTGGGTGATATCACAAACTTACAGACGGGGGACGTATTACCGGCGGATGCAATTTTAATCAGCGGAGAGGTTGAGTGTGACGAATCTGCATTGACAGGTGAAGCCAAAACCATTAGGAAGTCTCCTGCAGAGGAAGCAATGCAATTTTACGAGAGTCAATTACCAactaatgaagatattggATCTAGTAGCATTAAGTTCGAAGATCCTTTCTTAATATCTGGAGCTAAGGTCTTGTCTGGTTTGGGTAATGCCATGGTTACTGCAGTGGGCCCTAATTCTATTCATGGAAGGACTATGGCAAGTTTAAATCACGAAAATGAAACAACCCCATTACAATTAAGATTAGATAATTTAGCAGAAGGAATTTCGAAGTATGGATTTTTGGCAGCCTTAGTGTTGTTCATCGTATTGTTTATTAGATACTGCGTTAATATTGCACCTGGAggaaaattcaatttgttgaaaagtGCAGAGAAAGGTAAAAAATTCGTGGATATATTAATTACTGCTATTACTATTGTGGTAGTTGCTGTTCCAGAAGGATTACCATTAGCGGTTACCTTAGCCTTAGCTTTTGCGAGTACTAGAATGGCACAAAACGGTAACCTAGTAAGAGTGTTGAAATCATGCGAAACTATGGGCGGAGCAACCGCTGTTTGTTCAGATAAGACTGGTACTTTAACTGAGAACAGAATGAGGGTTGTGAAGGGTTTCTTCGGGAAccaagaatttgatgatacTGTTGGAAGCGATGGCCCAAGGTCACTGGACATGTTTTCGCAAATGttagataatttgaaagtttTCTACTGTACCAATGTGGCTATTAACTCGACATGCTTTGTGAATCTGGAATATGATGAAGAGAAAGCTAAATTAGCGAAACAGAAGCCAAAGAGGCAATCGCTCATTAAGCATTTACTCACAAACTCGAATGATCGTCAAAAGAGACAAGTAGAATTTAGTCAAAACAATGAGCCATATTTAGGTAATAAGACTGAAAGTGCAATGTTGATCTTGGctgatgaaaaattgaatttgtttgGTAAGAGATCATTAGAACAACAAAGACAAGATAGTCTGCTGGATGTTGTCCAAGTACTTCCATTTGAAAGTTCTAGAAAATGGTCAGGAGTTGTTatgaaaattgaaaatg
Protein-coding regions in this window:
- a CDS encoding DEHA2A09086p (similar to uniprot|P38929 Saccharomyces cerevisiae YGL006W PMC1 May be involved in depleting cytosol of Ca2+ ions), with protein sequence MVALNPNKYGQNLGVEPQKFQDESDQASTSSASPLTGEPYSIGPDDLAELHDPKSMKKLYELGGIDSLSANFTTSIKGGINDEDQHDMKKRMEYYGKNKLPTKVRKNFFELCFDALKDKVLILLSVAAVISLALGLYETFGQGVMYDDEGNALPKVDWVEGVAIMVAVAIVVLVGAANDFQKERQFAKLNAKKEDRELIVIRNGSQKMISIYDLMVGDITNLQTGDVLPADAILISGEVECDESALTGEAKTIRKSPAEEAMQFYESQLPTNEDIGSSSIKFEDPFLISGAKVLSGLGNAMVTAVGPNSIHGRTMASLNHENETTPLQLRLDNLAEGISKYGFLAALVLFIVLFIRYCVNIAPGGKFNLLKSAEKGKKFVDILITAITIVVVAVPEGLPLAVTLALAFASTRMAQNGNLVRVLKSCETMGGATAVCSDKTGTLTENRMRVVKGFFGNQEFDDTVGSDGPRSSDMFSQMLDNLKVFYCTNVAINSTCFVNSEYDEEKAKLAKQKPKRQSLIKHLLTNSNDRQKRQVEFSQNNEPYLGNKTESAMLILADEKLNLFGKRSLEQQRQDSSSDVVQVLPFESSRKWSGVVMKIENGFRFYCKGAAEIIFKNCGYQFDSNGDIIRMDRNLRDAALTKIDQYANDALRAIASCHRDFVGISSWPPQELVKDIKSEADAELLINVSGNLEDDRKMMIMDSIVGIQDPLKEGVPESVLRCKQAGVSVRMVTGDNLITAKAISKSCNILTSEDLSNEYAFMEGPAFRKLSAQERDKVAPKLRVLARSSPEDKRILVETLRSQGEVVAVTGDGTNDAPALKLADVGFSMGISGTEVAREASDIILMTDDFTDIVQAIKWGRTVASSIKKFIQFQLTVNITACLLTFVSAVASSENKSVLTAVQLLWVNLIMDTLAALALATDKPDESSLRKKPAGRHTPLISVSMWKMILGQSTTQLIVTFVLHFAGKSIFFGSRPATNHENQQLDAMTFNAFVWLQFWKLIVTRKLDEADGVSKVRDRLTRDNLDFTQHLFRNWYFIGIAAIIGGAQVLIMFVGGAAFSITRQTPAMWGTALICGFLSIPAGLILRIIPNEWVVAIFPTKAFNIFIYYAGFKFLRSKKKAKSGVNDDLERFSSSDKD